The Puntigrus tetrazona isolate hp1 chromosome 16, ASM1883169v1, whole genome shotgun sequence genome includes a region encoding these proteins:
- the LOC122360825 gene encoding dual specificity protein kinase Ttk, with product MLNWSGDFGKTSSDWNIYDGLTPARTASNWSVDVNQTPVRTVSDWSTDILRSASDCSINASLSPVFSMLNWSGDFGKTSSDWNIYDSLTPARTVSDWSADIIRTASDCSINASLSPVFSMLNWSGDFGKTSSDWNIYDGLTPARTASNWSVDVNQTPVRTVSDWSTDILRSASDCSINASLSPVFSMLNWSGDFGKTSSDWNIYDSLTPARTVSDWSTDILRTASDCSINASLSPVFSMLNWSGDFGKLSSAWNIYDGLTPARTASNWSVDVNQTPGASDWSTDILRTASDCSINASLSPVFSILNWSGDFGKTSSDWNIYDGLTPARTASNWSVDVNQTPVRTVSDWSVDITHTPDRAASDWSADIAQTPVRRTPSDWSIAQTPVYSTSNWNANVIQTSACSAEVSASPLTGQLEKNGKMKIEVINSCHYVIGDMLGEGSFGAVYEGSRLQDGFKVALKYVGKTENVEYISIPDYSKPLPIEVALHILANRGPSIPEIIQLLDWQDQHDHYIMVMERPSPCEDLFEFAERHGGSIDEDLARIIVKQATQAAYMCCCRGVLHGDIKLENLLISRETHEVKLIDFGCGDFLKKSAYKIFIGSDQYCPPEFYEKGEYNGKPATVWSLGVLLFALVFGDFPSADDLYRINAKTFSKAGLSEECCQLMSSCLQQEPEQRLQLSEILLHDWFKLTDGDPKNSVVKRTGTPIVAQPPKSLSLLQRFSSNPQARQLLPRVPCSGSLSSSRSCPNLHSK from the exons ATGTTGAACTGGAGTGGCGATTTTGGCAAGACGTCATCTGACTGGAACATTTACGACGGCCTGACTCCAGCACGCACTGCATCAAACTGGAGCGTTGATGTCAACCAAACTCCAGTACGCACAGTGTCAGACTGGAGCACTGACATCCTTCGTAGTGCATCTGACTGCAGCATCAATGCCAGCTTGTCTCCAGTCTTTAGCATGTTGAACTGGAGTGGCGATTTTGGCAAGACGTCATCTGACTGGAACATTTACGACAGCCTGACTCCAGCACGCACAGTGTCAGACTGGAGCGCTGACATCATTCGTACTGCATCTGACTGCAGCATCAATGCCAGCTTGTCTCCAGTCTTTAGCATGTTGAACTGGAGTGGCGATTTTGGCAAGACGTCATCTGACTGGAACATTTACGACGGCCTGACTCCAGCACGCACTGCATCAAACTGGAGCGTTGATGTCAACCAAACTCCAGTACGCACAGTGTCAGACTGGAGCACTGACATCCTTCGTAGTGCATCTGACTGCAGCATCAATGCCAGCTTGTCTCCAGTCTTTAGCATGTTGAACTGGAGTGGCGATTTTGGCAAGACGTCATCTGACTGGAACATTTACGACAGCCTGACTCCAGCACGCACAGTGTCAGACTGGAGCACTGACATCCTTCGTACTGCATCTGACTGCAGCATCAATGCCAGCTTGTCTCCAGTCTTTAGCATGTTGAACTGGAGTGGCGATTTTGGCAAGTTGTCATCTGCCTGGAACATTTACGACGGCCTGACTCCAGCACGCACTGCTTCAAACTGGAGCGTTGATGTCAACCAAACTCCAGGAGCGTCAGACTGGAGCACTGACATCCTTCGTACTGCATCTGACTGCAGCATCAATGCCAGCTTGTCTCCAGTCTTTAGCATATTGAACTGGAGTGGCGATTTTGGCAAGACGTCATCTGACTGGAACATTTACGACGGCCTGACTCCAGCACGCACTGCTTCAAACTGGAGCGTTGATGTCAACCAAACTCCAGTACGCACAGTGTCAGACTGGAGTGTTGACATCACCCATACTCCAGACCGCGCCGCTTCTGATTGGAGTGCTGATATCGCTCAGACTCCAGTCCGGCGCACCCCTTCCGATTGGAGCATTGCCCAGACTCCAGTCTACAGCACATCAAACTGGAACGCCAATGTCATCCAAACTTCAGCTTGTTCCGCAGAGGTCTCTGCGTCACCTCTGACAGGGCAGCTGGAGAAAAATGGAAAGATGAAAATTGAGG tCATCAATTCCTGCCACTATGTGATTGGTGATATGCTGGGTGAAGGGAGTTTTGGAGCCGTATATGAGGGGAGTCGTCTGCAGGATGGCTTTaag gTAGCACTGAAATATGTCGGAAAGACGGAGAATGTGGAATACATCAGTATC CCGGATTATTCCAAGCCTCTCCCAATAGAGGTGGCACTGCACATCCTCGCCAACAGAGGCCCCAGCATTCCAGAAATAATCCagctgctggactggcaggaCCAGCATGACCATTATATTATGGTGATGGAGCGTCCCTCACCCTGCGAGGACCTATTTGAATTTGCGGAACGCCACGGAGGCAGCATCGATGAAGACTTGGCTCGTATCATCGTGAAGCAGGCAACGCAGGCTGCCTATATGTGCTGCTGTCGTGGGGTACTACACGGCGATATCAAACTTGAAAATCTGCTCATTAGTAGGGAGACCCATGAAGTCAAGCTAATTGATTTTGGGTGTGGCGACTTCCTTAAGAAATCGGCCTACAAGATATTCATCG GCTCTGATCAGTACTGCCCCCCGGAGTTTTACGAGAAGGGTGAATACAATGGGAAGCCAGCAACAGTCTGGTCCCTTGGCGTTCTCTTGTTCGCATTGGTGTTTGGGGATTTTCCCAGCGCTGATGACTTGTACAGGATCAATGCAAAGACCTTCTCCAAAGCTGGCTTGTCGGAAG AATGCTGCCAGTTGATGAGTTCTTGTCTCCAGCAAGAGCCGGAGCAGCGGCTTCAGTTAAGTGAGATTCTTCTCCACGACTGGTTTAAG ctcACAGACGGAGATCCTAAAAACAGTGTAGTGAAAAGGACAGGTACCCCTATAGTGGCTCAACCCCCAAAATCCTTATCATTGCTCCAGAGGTTCTCGTCAAATCCACAAGCAAGGCAACTTCTCCCCAGAGTTCCCTGTTCTGGTTCCCTGTCCAGTTCCCGGTCCTGCCCAAATCTCCATTcaaagtaa